From the genome of Mesorhizobium japonicum MAFF 303099, one region includes:
- a CDS encoding LysR substrate-binding domain-containing protein translates to MDHSSDTMVPLETLRAFDAAARTGSFSAAAEKLNITHGAISRQIAKLEDWLGLKVFDRGARGVTLTIEGNRLHLRTSEAFALISSHSDRWVEPRGTAVVRLTSIPSVSGLWLMPRMAALENNPTKLRIVLDVDIRQADLADEGIDLSIRCGRGGIPGRVSVQLFEEHVFPVASPELAREIGRGDPARLLKFPLINDSDASAWRAWFAAQGMDYRPRPQDRRFEDYNLVLDAAAYGLGIALARPPLTGHQLQSGRIVAVDERTALNPVSYWLDRPLGRPRTAAADLVRRIAQQAGLAPDKIEAFIEAER, encoded by the coding sequence ATGGATCACAGCTCAGACACAATGGTGCCGCTCGAAACCCTGCGTGCCTTCGACGCGGCGGCGCGAACCGGCAGCTTTTCGGCGGCCGCTGAAAAACTCAACATCACCCATGGCGCCATCAGCCGGCAGATCGCCAAGCTCGAGGACTGGCTGGGCCTGAAAGTGTTCGATCGCGGCGCGCGCGGCGTGACGCTGACGATCGAAGGCAACCGGCTGCATCTGCGCACGTCGGAGGCTTTCGCACTGATTTCGAGCCATTCCGACCGCTGGGTCGAGCCGCGCGGCACGGCGGTGGTGCGGCTGACCTCGATCCCCTCGGTGAGTGGGCTGTGGCTGATGCCGCGCATGGCGGCACTGGAAAACAATCCCACCAAGCTGCGCATCGTGCTCGATGTCGACATCCGCCAGGCCGACCTTGCCGATGAAGGCATCGACCTGTCGATCCGCTGCGGCCGCGGCGGTATTCCCGGCCGCGTCTCGGTGCAGCTGTTCGAGGAGCATGTCTTCCCTGTCGCCTCACCGGAACTGGCACGCGAGATCGGCCGCGGCGACCCCGCCCGGCTGCTCAAATTTCCGCTGATCAACGATTCCGACGCCTCCGCCTGGCGTGCCTGGTTCGCCGCGCAAGGCATGGACTACCGGCCACGTCCACAGGACAGGCGATTCGAGGATTACAATCTGGTGCTCGATGCTGCCGCCTACGGGCTCGGCATTGCGCTGGCGCGTCCACCACTGACCGGGCATCAGTTGCAGTCGGGCCGAATCGTCGCGGTCGACGAGCGCACCGCGCTCAATCCGGTGTCCTACTGGCTCGACCGGCCGCTAGGGCGGCCGCGCACCGCCGCCGCCGACCTTGTCCGCCGCATCGCGCAGCAGGCCGGATTGGCGCCGGACAAGATCGAGGCATTCATCGAAGCCGAGCGATAG
- a CDS encoding DMT family transporter, translating to MSAMTGTLNQTQRMDTTAAIAVALTVVGWASAFPAIRAGLAAFGPLELGALRFAIAAVPAAIFLAVKRPALPRLDEVWRLVFGGAIFVALYTAMLNFGELTVSAGAAGFIINVSPIFTAIMAMALLGERFSRWAWAGTAISFAGIGVIAMADGQGLHFNAGALLVLGSALCSAVNTIVQKPLFARHHPLTISASNMVLGALCLSPFLPSGFAQAAVANTAGLGAVIFLGIVPSLIAYAAWATALSRLPAARASNFLYLVSPMSALIGFFWLGEVPTLLGILGGALALGGVIVVNLKR from the coding sequence ATGAGCGCGATGACGGGCACGTTGAATCAGACACAGCGGATGGACACCACGGCCGCCATCGCCGTGGCGCTGACTGTGGTCGGCTGGGCCTCCGCCTTTCCGGCCATCCGCGCCGGCCTTGCCGCCTTTGGGCCGCTGGAACTTGGCGCCTTGCGTTTCGCCATCGCCGCGGTGCCGGCGGCGATCTTCCTTGCCGTCAAGCGTCCGGCGCTGCCCAGGCTCGACGAGGTGTGGCGCCTCGTCTTTGGCGGGGCAATTTTCGTCGCGCTCTACACCGCCATGCTCAACTTCGGCGAACTGACCGTCTCGGCCGGTGCCGCCGGCTTCATCATCAATGTCAGCCCGATCTTCACGGCCATCATGGCGATGGCGCTACTGGGCGAGCGTTTTTCAAGGTGGGCCTGGGCTGGCACGGCGATATCCTTCGCCGGCATCGGCGTCATAGCAATGGCAGACGGACAAGGCTTGCATTTCAATGCTGGCGCATTGCTCGTGCTTGGCTCCGCGCTCTGTTCGGCCGTCAACACCATCGTCCAGAAGCCCCTGTTTGCACGCCATCATCCGCTGACCATCTCGGCCTCCAACATGGTGCTCGGAGCCCTTTGTCTGTCCCCCTTTCTGCCGAGCGGTTTTGCGCAGGCAGCCGTCGCCAACACCGCCGGTCTCGGCGCCGTCATCTTTCTTGGCATCGTGCCCAGCCTGATCGCCTATGCCGCCTGGGCAACCGCGTTATCGCGTCTGCCGGCCGCACGTGCCTCGAACTTCCTCTATTTGGTCTCGCCCATGTCCGCCCTGATCGGCTTCTTCTGGCTGGGCGAAGTGCCGACCCTGCTCGGCATCCTCGGCGGCGCGCTGGCGCTCGGCGGCGTCATCGTGGTGAATTTGAAGCGTTAG